ATCACCGGCGCATGCACGCGGCAGGCCGCCTAGTACGGCATGGTCGACCATGGCGGTCCGCAATGCCATCAAGCTCACCATGGCGACCAGCCATTACGATCACTTTGCCGACCTGACCGGTGGGCTGGTGCCTGTGCAGGGCGTGGACGTCACCTGTCTCTCGATGCCCGTCGAGGAAATCTTTCATCGCTTCACCAGCTACCGCGAATGGGACATCTCGGAGATGTCCTTTGCGAAGTTCTCTGCGGTAGCGGCTCGGGATGACTGCGATATCACGGCCATACCCGTATTCCCGTCACGCGTATTCAGGCAGTCGTCAATCTTTGTGCGCGCCGATTCATCGTTGCGCGAGGCCGAAAGGCTCGTGGGCAGGAAGGTCGGTATTCCCGAATGGGCCCAGACCGCTGCGGTCTATACGCGGGGCTGGCTGATGCACGATCTCAATATCGAGTTGGCGGACATCGAATGGTACCAGGCCGGGGTCAACGCGCCGGGGCGTCGCGAGAAGGTTGCCCTGAGACTGCCCCCCGGGGTGACCTGCACCCCCGTTCCGGAAAAGTCACTGACCGAGATGCTTATTGGTGGCGAGCTCGATGCAGTGTTCTCGGCACATCCGCCGTTGCCGTTCGAGCAGCGTTCCGGTGAGATTCGTCAGCTTTTCGACGACCCGAAGAGCGTCGAGCGGGAGTATTACTTGCGGACAGGCATCTTTCCCATCATGCACGTCATTGCGATCCGAAAAGAAGTGCTTGACAGGCACCCATGGGTTGCAATGAACCTGATGAAAGCGTTCATGGAAGCTCGGGCCCGCTCCCTGTTGCGGGCGCGCGAGCTGACGGCAAGCCGGTTTCCCATTGCCTGGGGTCAGGACAGTTTCTCCGAGACCTGCGAACTTTTCGGGACGAGTCCGTTCCCGTACGGTGTGGAGGCCAACCGAAACACGCTGGAGGCCTTTTTGCTGTTCTGTCGTGAGCAGGGCGTGTGCGAACGTCAGCTTACACCCGAAGAGCTCTTTCCCGCAGAGGTACGAACACACTATGTCGTGTGATGCTTTCCGCGCCCGGACAGGAACT
The nucleotide sequence above comes from Gemmatimonadota bacterium. Encoded proteins:
- a CDS encoding 4,5-dihydroxyphthalate decarboxylase, which translates into the protein MATSHYDHFADLTGGLVPVQGVDVTCLSMPVEEIFHRFTSYREWDISEMSFAKFSAVAARDDCDITAIPVFPSRVFRQSSIFVRADSSLREAERLVGRKVGIPEWAQTAAVYTRGWLMHDLNIELADIEWYQAGVNAPGRREKVALRLPPGVTCTPVPEKSLTEMLIGGELDAVFSAHPPLPFEQRSGEIRQLFDDPKSVEREYYLRTGIFPIMHVIAIRKEVLDRHPWVAMNLMKAFMEARARSLLRARELTASRFPIAWGQDSFSETCELFGTSPFPYGVEANRNTLEAFLLFCREQGVCERQLTPEELFPAEVRTHYVV